CATGCTTTCAGGCACATTGATGTCTTCACAGGTTTTGTCAGGATTACCAACCCACTTACCAACCACACTGGCAAAAGCGATACCTGTTACTTCATGACAATAAACTGTGTATTCATCGGTCATTTTTCCTGATTTGCGCATGAAGTAGCCGATAATGGTCGGGCTAATCCAGTACTGAAGGCCACAAATAACACCAGACAGAAGCACCACACCCCAGCCAGGAAGGTTTGTTGCGGCAACCATGCCCACAATCCATGCAGACCAGTGCAGCATCAGGTGTCCGGTAATGGCGACATTCTTGTAGCGGGTTATTCGCGCCAGTAGCAGGTTCAGTGCGAAGCCGATAACCACCGCCAGGCCAACCTGCCCCGCGAAATCTTTCATCACAACACCCATGACGAAGAATTCTTGCGGCTGTACACCTTCCACACCAATCATCTCGCGAATCCAGGACACGATTGGGTTAATCGCGTTCTGTAGCAGGATGACACCGGCCATCAGTACGTAAAAACCAATGATGGCTTTTACCGTACCCATCAAAATATCACTGCTGGATTTTCTCTGAAGTAACAGACCGACTAATACGATCAGACCAAACAAAACCGCCGGCTGACCAAAGATTTGAGTTGCAATAAAATTTAAAAATTCCATCTGTGCACCTCAGTTTTTATTTAAATTGGTCAATAATTGAAGATATCTTTTCACCAAGCTCTTTTTTACTCACCATGTTGTCCATGATAATAGTTTGCTTGGCATCGCAGTTTCTTATTTGTGGAAATATATCCGGTGTAGTAATCAATACGTCAGGTTTTAATCCACCCGCGCCTGAAACATTTGTATTTTCAGCTTTTACCTTTACACCATGAGAAGTGAAAATTTTCTCGGCATTCATTTTAAGCATAAGACTAGAGCCTACGCCTACAGAACAGACGCATAATACGTTAATCATAATTTATACCTTATTGTTTACGTTATATTATTTTCATCATATTTGATGATTATTAGAAATTCTTATCTTACTTTCTTTATCTCGATATATCTTGCAATAAAGAATAGAGCTCTGATGATGTGTTTACCGCTTCTATTTTTTCTACCACATCATCAATATTAAATATTTCTGCAATATCCATTATCACTTTGCTATGCTGGTTGTTATCTATTGCAGCTAACACCAGTATTATTTTTATTTCTACTTTTTTATTATTCTTAGTAACAAGTATTGGCTCATCTAATACTGCCAGGGCAACACCTATCTTTAATACCCCCGCTTTAGGTGAAGCATGTGGCATAGAAAGACTGTCTCCGATTAAGAAATAATGATCATATTTATTTTTATGTCTGATTATTTCTTCCACATAACTGTCTTTAATATAGCCATACTTAACAAGTGGTTCACTGGCTTTTGTTACCGCCTCTTCCCAATTGGAAGCCTTTAAGTTGATCTGACAACATTCAGGCAGAAGAACATCCATTAAGTTCTGTGATAAATCCGTATTCCGGTTCAGCCCTAACAGCTTCATCAAATCCTGCTCAAGCTGTTCCTTATTATTAATCGTACAGTGCTGGTCAATAATATTAAGCATTTTTGAATACTGACTCAGCTGTATATCCGAATACCCGGTAGATAAAAAGTACGCAACAATACGTCTGATATCTTCCTGAGTAAGAATCGGATTAATCACAATAACAGGCTTACTCAGTGTCACTGACATATCTACTGTGGAAATCACAATATCTATATCGCTAAGGTTATAATCATTAATGTCTTTAATCGATAACTGGTCGACAACCCTGATATTCGAAAATTCTGTCTCTATTCTGTTGGTTAAAATCTTTGAACTGCCAATCCCCATTCCGCAAACAACAATGGCACGGTACAAATTCATCTTCTTGTGCGGCGTGACATGTTCCAGGCCAAGCTCAATATAGATAACAAGGTAACCCACTTCATCATCGGAGATATCCGTTCCGTAGTAACGGTTAAACCGCTGAGCCGCCCTTTGGCACACTATGTAAGAACGGTGATAGTCCTTTTTAATTGTCTCCAGCTCCGGATTTATAACACTGACATCATACTTGATGCGTAAAACCGCAGGCTTAACATGCACAAACAGATTGTTTTTCAGCTCATAGTTGTCGTTCAGGTTTACGCCGTACTCAAGCTCAACCTCTTCAAAGATAAGATCCACCAGTTTTCTGGACATGTCATCTTTGTTTATCGATTCAACCTCGGTTAACTGAGCGCCCAGTATATGCAGAACCAGGTAAGCCACTTCGTTCTCATCCAGCTTGATTGCATACAGATCCTCAAGAGGCATAAGTACATTGGTAACAACTTTATATTCATCCAGTTTTTTTAGCTGGGATAACTCTTCTTTATCCAACTGAATCGGCTTGTTCATTTTTAGCCGTTCAATAGATAATGCTATATGCATAATGATACCGGCGTAGGATAGATCGGTAATTTTTATGCTCAGCTTAGACTCAATTATTGAGATTCTATTTTTAATATCGTCAGTATCTAAATTGTCAACCAAATTATTCACAAATTTATTGATACTGTGATTTTTATTATCATTTAATAAAAAATAATCTGATTGAAAGAAATACTCTACCAGTCTCTGTTTATTAATATTGCTGTAGATCACATCCATGATTATCTTTCGGCGAGACTTCTCATCAATGTTTATTAAAAATCCATTTTTATCCCTGGTGTATCCTACTTTTCTGTCTTTCAGCTCATTTTCAATTTTGCCAAGATCATGCAACACCGTCGATTTAGACACAAAGAAATTATCAGCCAAATCAGTAGTTTTTAACGGCTCGTATGACTGTAACAGCATGATAAGAGTCATGTTATAACGCTCATCATTTGTTGCATATACCCGGGTTTTGCTACCGTCTATATCAATAAACTCTTTTACTTTTTCTCTGTTATTAAGAGTGACTCCAACATGAGGTTTTGTCTTTATATCAATGCCGTTCGATGCTGCCCACTCGGTTAGATCACGCAAGTCATACTGAATGGTTCTTACACTCACATTATTTAATTCCGCAATTCTTTTTGCTGTCACCGGAACCTGTGAGTTATATAAAATTTTCAGTATCTCTTGTTTTCTAACTGACAACATAATCAAACCTCATCTCTTATGCTTCTATTCTATGATTACAGTTTCGAAATGCAATAAGTACGTGGTGGATGATTTTGCGTGTTTAATAAGTGCAATTTCGTGCGTTCATTGCACTTATTAAAAAATGAGATCTAACACACAGAATGCTGACTACATTATATGGTTAGAGCAAGAGAGAAAATAAACGACTAGCCGTCTATAGCGCTTCAGTACTCTGCCGCTATCATTACGCAGCGGACTCAGCAAATGGTGCAACCTGAGATGAAAAGCGCACAAGGTGATGCAAGAAGGCCTGAAACAGCTCTCCCACAGAAGATATTCCAAGTTTTCCGTAAGCACTTTTACGATGCACTTTTACCGTGCAAACAGATATATCCAGGCTATCCGCTATCTCTTTATTGCCAGATCCCTGAATAATTAAGGAAACCACATCTCGTTCCCGGCTTGTAAGGAGATCGCTGGCGAAATGCGTCAGTGACAAACGAATCACCTTGGCAAGATCTTCGCAACCATCTCCTTCCCAAATATTAGGAAAGTCGTATATTGATGAATTAGGATGCAACATAATAAATACTCACAAGATAAATACTCCCATCAAAGGGAACTTAATTAAAATAATAATTAGGGCTGTAATTCATCATATAGGCAATATGCAAGCCAATTGTTTAGTAAAAACAAATCACATTATAATCAATGAGATAGGACCCACCCTTACAGAGTAATTTCAACTCCGCCTATCCATACCTGTGATATTTCCTAGTTGTGTGATATATCACAACGAAATATCATCAGCTAACTGATAAATTAAGGTATCTTAGGCAACTTTAATTTAAGACCATGGAAAGAAATAGTTTTTACCGTCATGCTATAGAAGCATTAACAGGTAGCTTAAATATTGAAGAAGGGTTAAAAAACTGTATCACATTTTTATCGACTGTGATCCCTTGTGATGTAATTTCTGTCCACCTGTGGGATGAAAACTTAGGCTCTCTAAAAATTCACGCAACAGCAGACAGCGAGCAGGGGCACCTTTGCGATATCATTATTCCCGTTAAAAAAAACTGGCAACATCTTCCACGTTGGGAATATGACCTTGATATAAGGATAGTGAATAACTATCTGGACGATCCTATCAGCGTTATGGTCCAGGAGAATTTAAAACCTATTTATGGAGACCATATATATTCGCACCTGATATCCCGTGTAAAAGTTGGCACCGAACGAATCTGCGACATTGTATTGCTTGCAAGGGGTGAAAACCGCTTTACCACAGATGATGCAAAACTTTTCACCTCTCTGGACTCTCCTTTCGGTATTGCAGTCTCTAACAGCTTAAAACACCTGAAAATATTAGAGATGCACGCCAAGCTAGTGGATGAGAACGCTCTTCTCAAAGACAGAATTAAAAAGTTTTCCCAGTCTCAGGTAATCGGAACCAATAGCGGGCTGAAACAGACAATGCAAAAAGTCCTTGAAGTGTCCGCCACCAATGCTCCAGTGCTTATTTCCGGAGAAACGGGGGTTGGTAAAGACATCATTGCAAATGCTATTCAGCAGCAATCCCTGCGTAAAAATGAACCTTTTATCCGGGTTAACTGTGGAGCCATCCCGGAAGAACTTGTTGATAGCGAACTGTTCGGTCACGAAAAAGGATCTTTTACCGGCGCATTGGAGAAAAAGCTGGGGCGCTTCGAAAGAGCTCACAAAGGCACCATCTTTCTTGACGAGATTGGCGAACTTTCAAAAGCCGCTCAGGTAAGGATGTTAAGGGTTTTGCAAAATGGTGAAATCGAAAGAGTGGGCGGCAATGAGACTATCAAGGTCGATGTACGCATCATTGCTGCAACCAACCGCTCTCTTGAGGAGATGGTAGAAGCAGGTGAGTTCCGGGCCGATCTCTATTACAGGCTGTGCCTTTATCCTATAAAAGTACCGGCCCTGAAAGACCGGTTGGAGGATATTCCGATATTTGCCAACTATTTTATTTCACAAAGCAGCCAGAAGTTCCATATCCCCACGCCTGAAATTGCCTCTGGAGAAATAGATAAACTGCAGTCTTATCACTGGCCGGGCAACGTTCGTGAACTTGCTAATGTTGTAGAGCGAGCGGTGATCTGCGCTCAGGGAAAACCTGTTAAGTTTGATATTCATACAAACGAAGACAGGCCTTCTTTTGTCAGTTCTTTGAATAACCAATCAATTTCAGCAGTAGCAACTTTGAATGAACTGAATAAAGAGCACATAGAAAGGGTTCTGAAGTTAACAAAAGGAAAGATACAAGGCCCTGACGGTGCCGCACAAATTCTGGATATTAACCCTCATACGCTACGAAGCCGGATAAAGAAGATGGAAATTGAATATAAAAGCTAACGCGACAGGATAGAAGGCTCTTTAATTATTTAACGCGAATATCAGACCATGGATACCGCTTCTGACATCGCAAAGCTGGAGTCAATTAAGCGCCGGGTAGAAGGATGAATGGCTTCCTGTGCCAGATTCCCGCTCACCAGGGTTTCAACAATACACCCGTTATCCATAACATGGATGGTGTCACAAAGGGTTTCAGCCAGGGCCAGATCATGAGTGATAAATATGCAGGCAAAACCTAACTCTTCTCTCAGTTCTTCAAACACAGCAAGAACCTGCTTTTGTATGGTGGCATCCAGAGCCGAGGTCGCCTCATCGCAAATAAGCAATGAAGGGTTGATACCTGTAGCCCGGGCAAAAACAATACGCTGTAGCTGTCCACCGGAAAGCTGATTGGGATAACGGGTGAGAATATCCTCGGCCAGTCCTACCTTAGCCAGCAAGGCTTTGGCATGAGTGTCCGGATTGATATCTTTCAGCCTTTTGAAGTTTTTAAAGGGCTCCAGCAGATACTGCTTCACCTTCATTCTTGGCGGGAAGCTACTCAGGGGATCCTGGAAAACCATCTGAACCTGCTGGTAATAGTCCATAAGGTTTATGGAACCTATCTCTTCTCCCCTGAGAAGAACCTGCCCGGAATCCTGACTATGGATCCGGCAGAGCAGACGGGCCAGTGTGGATTTACCCGACCCGCTCTCGCCGACGATTCCAACACATTCTCCTGCCCGGATTTTAAGGTTAATATCTTTCAGCACATGGGTTACTTCCCCCTTCTGCTCAAAGAATTTGTCCAGTTGCCGGATTTCTAACAAGGTTTTTTGTGTACTACTCACTTCTTGTCGCCTTTAGGTGAGGAATGGCCCGCACTAACTGGCCGGAATAGGTATCTTCATCACGTGAAATAACCTGTTTCACTGAGCCATAATCGACTATCTGCCCATTTTTCATTACCAGCAAATTGTCAGCAATGGATGCACAGGCGCTGATGTTATGGCTGACCATGATGACCGAGGTACCATACTGTTTCCTGCGGGCATTTAGTTCCTTAACCACCACTTCCTGTGTGGTCACATCCAGTGCAGAAGTGGGTTCATCCGCCAGAATAAGCTCAGGATTCATAGCCAGTGACATTGCGATGGCGATTCTCTGCTTCATTCCGCCACTAAGCTGCCAGGGGCGGGAGCTTAAGATGGCTTCGGGATCCTTAAGCCTGAGCTTTTCTATCTCCTCTAACGCCAGCAGTCTCGCTTGTTGCTTAGTCAGGTTTTTATGGTTACGAATCGCCTCAACAAATTGTCTCTCAACGGAAACCATCGGGCTCAGTGATGCACCGGGATTTTGAAAGATCATCGCAATCCGTCCTCCCCGCAACTGTCGCCACTGCTCTGCTGAAAGCGCTGCGGTATCCACCCCGTCAAATTCATACTTGCCGTTCTCTGTCACAGCGCCACTCCCCAGCAGATTGATAAGAGCGCGGATCAGCGTCGTTTTGCCGGAGCCGCTTTCTCCTACAACTCCGAGGATCTCTCCGCGCTGAAGACTAATGCTGACATCCCGGAGAGCCTTATGCCCTCCGGGGTAGCTGATTGACAACGACCGGACATCAACAAGTGGCCGGTTATCTTTATCAGTCATTGGCAAGCTTCAGTCTTTCATCGATGTAGTAAACTTCAGAAACGAATTTATGCACGCCAGAAATTCGTTTGTTATATACCACGTTGCCTTTCTGATAGAACAGGAATATGCCCGATACGTCATCCATCAGCATTTTGGCACCTTCCGCGCCCAACTGAGTACGTTTTTCTTTATCTATGGTGCGGCTTAGCTCGTCCATCAGTGAGTCAAACTTCGGGTTGCTGTATTTACCTGAGTTGCCGTGAGAATCTGCGATGAAGCTGGACAGGAAGTATTGAGGATCCAGTGTCGGAGCTGAAGTCCATCTTTCAAACAGGAAGTCGTACTGGCCCTGCTTAGCGGCTTCAGTATGGTTTTCCATCTGCTTCACTTCCATACCAATGCCCACTTTTTTCAGCTCAGACTGCATCGCGATACCAATGTTTCGCGCCTGAGCACCGTGGTTGGTCATACTGATATATTGAAGTACGATATTTTTACCATCAAGCTCGCGGATACCATCGCCATCTGTGTCAACAAAGCCCGCTTTATCCAGCAGCTGAATGGCTTTTTCCTGATCGTAGCCGTATGAGTCCGCGCCTTTGTGGCCGAATGGCAGCAATTGGTTAAAAGGACCGCGCGCTGGGATACCACCGGCAATTTTCTCTGCGTATACATCTTTGTGAATCGCATGGTGGATCGCTTGTCTGAACTCAGGGCTCTTCATCCAGGGCTTAGCAAAGTTGGTACGGACAAAAAAGATCCTTAGATTCGGGCTGCTGAGCACTTTCAGGTTCTCATCTTTTTCAAGGACCGTCAGATCCGCCGGGCTTATCTGTGGTGCAAAATCAAGTTCACCAGACTGCAGAGCCATAGCACGGGTGCTTTCATCAGAGATGTATTTTACATTAACCTTGTCGACTCCAGGCTCTCCGCGCCAGTGGTCCGCATGTTTTTTCATCACGATGCCGGTTTCAGATGAGAAGCTCTCCACCATAAATGGACCGGTAGCCACAGGCTGGTATTTAAATCCATCCGGGTTCTCTGACGCCGCCTGCGCATCAATAATGATAAACACTGGATCAGCCAGCATATTCAGAAGTGTTGCGTATGGACGTGTGGTTTTTACAGTTAGCTTGTTACCATCGGCTTCAATTGTATCAACCGGGATTTTCATGTCTTTACGGTTGGTCATTTCAAGCGCTCTTTCCAGAGAAGCTTTTACCGCTTTTGCATCCGCAACTTTGCCGTTGTGAAATTTAATGCCGTCCCGGATAGTAAACTCAGTGGTCAGTTCATCAACCTGTTTCCAGCTTTGGGCAATAACCGGCTTAAATTGCAGGTTTTCATCGATCTGAATCAAGTTTTCACCAATGCCTACGCGGGCAACGGTCCAGCCGTTCCAGCTTGTGGTCGGCTCGATATCACCATCCAGCCAGAACACAGACATGTTTACGGTACTTTCTTGCGGCGCGGCCTGCACTGCCGACATAGGCAGCATCAGTGCCATCGCGGTTACCAGGGGAGTTAGTATCTTCATCTATTTTTTCACTCTTCGGATTATGTTATGGGTTTTAAATTCGTTCAGGATTTAAATATTTACGTGTCGCATCACCCAGGATGTTAAACACGACAACGACAGCAAAAGTAGCCAGGCCGGGGTAAATAACCAACCAGGGTGCGCTCTGCAGATATTCTTTACCTTCGCTCAGCATATTTCCCCACTCCGGGGTTGGTGGCTGGACTCCCAGCCCGAGGAAGGAAAGCCCGGCAAGCGCGAGCATCATATTGCCGATATCCAGACTAAGCTGAGTCAGCATCGGCGGAAGAATAGCCGGCAGAACATAGTGACGGATAAGCGTGAACCGGCTGGCTCCCGCCATACGACCGGCAATAACTGCATCACTCTGCATCGCCGTCCTCACCAGCACTCGGCTAAGGCGGGCAAATTTAGTCCACCAGATAATAGCGAGGGCACATATGGTATTGACGATGCCAGGGCCAAGCAGGCCAACCACAGCAATGGCAAAAACAAGGTCGGGGAAAGCGAGAATGGTATCAGCCACACGCATAATACAGGTATCAACCGCACCGCCACGCATACCTGCAGCGATGCCGATCAGGATCCCCAGTACAAAAATCATACTCAGCATGCCAAAGGTCATACCCAGTGAGATACGGGCGCCATACAATAAACGGGACAGAATGCAGCGGCCAACCTGATCGGTACCCAGCGGATACAGCGCACTTGGCGGCTCCAGAATATGAAGAAAATCGGTTTCCAGCGGATCATGGGGTGCAAGTGAAGGGCCAAGCAACGCAATGGCGACCAAAGCTGTTGCAAGAAGAACCGCCAGAAAAAACTGATGCCTTTTATCGATATTTCTGCTGATCATTTATTCGACCCCGCCAGCATCAGTCTTGGGTCTAATATCTCAGCGACCACATCAGCAAAGAAGTTAACTGTCACATAGATCAACACCATGATAAGTACATAGGCTTGCAGGACAGGGTAATCCCGGTGTGAGATAGACTCTATCGCCATACTTCCCAGCCCCGGCCATGAGAATATCGATTCAACAATGACGGTTCCGCCAAGAAGCAGAGCACAGGAAAGACCAAAAAGTGTCGCCAGGCCACCAAGTACATTAGGCAGGACATGGAACAGAACAATTGAACTCTCTTTACACCCCCTCGCCCTTGCGCCAACCACATACGCCTTGGTCATCTCTTCACTGATCATGGACTGAATCTGACGCGTATAGCGGCCAATCAGCGGGATCGCCAGAGTAAAGGCGGGCAGTACAACACTCTCAAGTGCATGCGGGTCGGTTAACTTAAACCACTTCAGGTAGACGATAAAGTTAAGTATCAACATCAGACCCAACCAGAAGTCAGGCACAGAGACTCCGGCAAAAGAGAGGATTCGTATCAGGTAATCCGAAGGTTTGCCTTCCCGTAGCACCGCCGTAATGGCAAACAGAAAAGAGAACACCAGCATGATAACAATGGCTGCCACTGCCAGTCTGAACGTCATTGAAAAACGGTGACTGATCATCTCTGCAACGGGCTCACCTGTTCTGAGCGATACACCTGCATCAAGAGTCAGAATACCGCTTAACCAGTTCCAGTATTGAACCAGAAAGGGTTGATCCAGCCCCATCTTCACCTTCATTTCAGCCAGTGCCTCTGCAGAAGGAGAGATCCCACGAATTTCAAAATAAACTTCTGCCGGATCACCGGGGCTTAACCAGGTAAGAAAAAAAGTCAGCAGTGTTGCAGCTAACATCACCATTGCAAGCTCAGTTAGCTTTTTCGCTATGGCCTTTTTCATAAAGCAGACCTTAATGATGAAAAGTGCTGCCCCAGAATCTGTTTCCAGGCAAAGACAAGTGTCAGGCTACGGATAATGCAAAACACGGTAAAGGTTATCCATAAGCCGTGATTCCCTAGTTGGGGGACGAGTGTAAACTTAAGCGCAAGGAAACCGATAAGCGCATATACCATGGCGTTTCTGATTGGAGCAGAGCAGGTTGCACCAATAAAGAAACCGGCATAAACAAGGCCTGGAGCCATGGCGATAACAAATGCAATCAGGTAGAAGAAATACTCGTTACATACCGTCAGTACATTCTCTATATCGGTAAACAGATAGAGTATTTCGTCCTGGAATATCGTCAGGCAAAGAATAACGATCAGGCTTTTTATACTCATATGAAGATGAGCAATACCTCTGAGACGGTTAAGGCTCTCAAGATCTTTGTTACCCACACTTCTGCCACCAATAACGGATACTGCGTTAGCATGACCGTCAAACAAGTAAGCAATTAAATACTGTATCTGGAACAAAATAGCATTGGCAGCCAGAATATCTGTTCCCATGCTGCTGCCGGTCGCAACA
This genomic stretch from Vibrio sp. JC009 harbors:
- a CDS encoding ABC transporter permease subunit, which encodes MISRNIDKRHQFFLAVLLATALVAIALLGPSLAPHDPLETDFLHILEPPSALYPLGTDQVGRCILSRLLYGARISLGMTFGMLSMIFVLGILIGIAAGMRGGAVDTCIMRVADTILAFPDLVFAIAVVGLLGPGIVNTICALAIIWWTKFARLSRVLVRTAMQSDAVIAGRMAGASRFTLIRHYVLPAILPPMLTQLSLDIGNMMLALAGLSFLGLGVQPPTPEWGNMLSEGKEYLQSAPWLVIYPGLATFAVVVVFNILGDATRKYLNPERI
- a CDS encoding PTS sugar transporter subunit IIB — encoded protein: MINVLCVCSVGVGSSLMLKMNAEKIFTSHGVKVKAENTNVSGAGGLKPDVLITTPDIFPQIRNCDAKQTIIMDNMVSKKELGEKISSIIDQFK
- a CDS encoding sigma-54 dependent transcriptional regulator; the encoded protein is MERNSFYRHAIEALTGSLNIEEGLKNCITFLSTVIPCDVISVHLWDENLGSLKIHATADSEQGHLCDIIIPVKKNWQHLPRWEYDLDIRIVNNYLDDPISVMVQENLKPIYGDHIYSHLISRVKVGTERICDIVLLARGENRFTTDDAKLFTSLDSPFGIAVSNSLKHLKILEMHAKLVDENALLKDRIKKFSQSQVIGTNSGLKQTMQKVLEVSATNAPVLISGETGVGKDIIANAIQQQSLRKNEPFIRVNCGAIPEELVDSELFGHEKGSFTGALEKKLGRFERAHKGTIFLDEIGELSKAAQVRMLRVLQNGEIERVGGNETIKVDVRIIAATNRSLEEMVEAGEFRADLYYRLCLYPIKVPALKDRLEDIPIFANYFISQSSQKFHIPTPEIASGEIDKLQSYHWPGNVRELANVVERAVICAQGKPVKFDIHTNEDRPSFVSSLNNQSISAVATLNELNKEHIERVLKLTKGKIQGPDGAAQILDINPHTLRSRIKKMEIEYKS
- a CDS encoding helix-turn-helix transcriptional regulator, whose product is MLHPNSSIYDFPNIWEGDGCEDLAKVIRLSLTHFASDLLTSRERDVVSLIIQGSGNKEIADSLDISVCTVKVHRKSAYGKLGISSVGELFQAFLHHLVRFSSQVAPFAESAA
- a CDS encoding BglG family transcription antiterminator codes for the protein MLSVRKQEILKILYNSQVPVTAKRIAELNNVSVRTIQYDLRDLTEWAASNGIDIKTKPHVGVTLNNREKVKEFIDIDGSKTRVYATNDERYNMTLIMLLQSYEPLKTTDLADNFFVSKSTVLHDLGKIENELKDRKVGYTRDKNGFLINIDEKSRRKIIMDVIYSNINKQRLVEYFFQSDYFLLNDNKNHSINKFVNNLVDNLDTDDIKNRISIIESKLSIKITDLSYAGIIMHIALSIERLKMNKPIQLDKEELSQLKKLDEYKVVTNVLMPLEDLYAIKLDENEVAYLVLHILGAQLTEVESINKDDMSRKLVDLIFEEVELEYGVNLNDNYELKNNLFVHVKPAVLRIKYDVSVINPELETIKKDYHRSYIVCQRAAQRFNRYYGTDISDDEVGYLVIYIELGLEHVTPHKKMNLYRAIVVCGMGIGSSKILTNRIETEFSNIRVVDQLSIKDINDYNLSDIDIVISTVDMSVTLSKPVIVINPILTQEDIRRIVAYFLSTGYSDIQLSQYSKMLNIIDQHCTINNKEQLEQDLMKLLGLNRNTDLSQNLMDVLLPECCQINLKASNWEEAVTKASEPLVKYGYIKDSYVEEIIRHKNKYDHYFLIGDSLSMPHASPKAGVLKIGVALAVLDEPILVTKNNKKVEIKIILVLAAIDNNQHSKVIMDIAEIFNIDDVVEKIEAVNTSSELYSLLQDISR
- a CDS encoding PTS transporter subunit IIC; the encoded protein is MEFLNFIATQIFGQPAVLFGLIVLVGLLLQRKSSSDILMGTVKAIIGFYVLMAGVILLQNAINPIVSWIREMIGVEGVQPQEFFVMGVVMKDFAGQVGLAVVIGFALNLLLARITRYKNVAITGHLMLHWSAWIVGMVAATNLPGWGVVLLSGVICGLQYWISPTIIGYFMRKSGKMTDEYTVYCHEVTGIAFASVVGKWVGNPDKTCEDINVPESMAWLRDSTVSMAIIAAVIWVTLGAVAGPEIVGKTAGGQNWIIYLLLLAMQFAGGLTVLLQGVRMLIAELVPAFEGIAEKFVPGALPGLDYPTVFGFAQNAVFIGFLFNLIGAVLATLVMVMMNAPIIVLPAVWINFWQGGILGVFADVYGGRRGVIFTTLVAGFISAFGWGFIYQYQGIAADSGAVYNYTDSATYGAALAWLINLIP
- a CDS encoding ABC transporter permease; translation: MKKAIAKKLTELAMVMLAATLLTFFLTWLSPGDPAEVYFEIRGISPSAEALAEMKVKMGLDQPFLVQYWNWLSGILTLDAGVSLRTGEPVAEMISHRFSMTFRLAVAAIVIMLVFSFLFAITAVLREGKPSDYLIRILSFAGVSVPDFWLGLMLILNFIVYLKWFKLTDPHALESVVLPAFTLAIPLIGRYTRQIQSMISEEMTKAYVVGARARGCKESSIVLFHVLPNVLGGLATLFGLSCALLLGGTVIVESIFSWPGLGSMAIESISHRDYPVLQAYVLIMVLIYVTVNFFADVVAEILDPRLMLAGSNK
- a CDS encoding dipeptide/oligopeptide/nickel ABC transporter ATP-binding protein — protein: MSSTQKTLLEIRQLDKFFEQKGEVTHVLKDINLKIRAGECVGIVGESGSGKSTLARLLCRIHSQDSGQVLLRGEEIGSINLMDYYQQVQMVFQDPLSSFPPRMKVKQYLLEPFKNFKRLKDINPDTHAKALLAKVGLAEDILTRYPNQLSGGQLQRIVFARATGINPSLLICDEATSALDATIQKQVLAVFEELREELGFACIFITHDLALAETLCDTIHVMDNGCIVETLVSGNLAQEAIHPSTRRLIDSSFAMSEAVSMV
- a CDS encoding ABC transporter substrate-binding protein — its product is MKILTPLVTAMALMLPMSAVQAAPQESTVNMSVFWLDGDIEPTTSWNGWTVARVGIGENLIQIDENLQFKPVIAQSWKQVDELTTEFTIRDGIKFHNGKVADAKAVKASLERALEMTNRKDMKIPVDTIEADGNKLTVKTTRPYATLLNMLADPVFIIIDAQAASENPDGFKYQPVATGPFMVESFSSETGIVMKKHADHWRGEPGVDKVNVKYISDESTRAMALQSGELDFAPQISPADLTVLEKDENLKVLSSPNLRIFFVRTNFAKPWMKSPEFRQAIHHAIHKDVYAEKIAGGIPARGPFNQLLPFGHKGADSYGYDQEKAIQLLDKAGFVDTDGDGIRELDGKNIVLQYISMTNHGAQARNIGIAMQSELKKVGIGMEVKQMENHTEAAKQGQYDFLFERWTSAPTLDPQYFLSSFIADSHGNSGKYSNPKFDSLMDELSRTIDKEKRTQLGAEGAKMLMDDVSGIFLFYQKGNVVYNKRISGVHKFVSEVYYIDERLKLAND
- a CDS encoding ABC transporter ATP-binding protein, giving the protein MTDKDNRPLVDVRSLSISYPGGHKALRDVSISLQRGEILGVVGESGSGKTTLIRALINLLGSGAVTENGKYEFDGVDTAALSAEQWRQLRGGRIAMIFQNPGASLSPMVSVERQFVEAIRNHKNLTKQQARLLALEEIEKLRLKDPEAILSSRPWQLSGGMKQRIAIAMSLAMNPELILADEPTSALDVTTQEVVVKELNARRKQYGTSVIMVSHNISACASIADNLLVMKNGQIVDYGSVKQVISRDEDTYSGQLVRAIPHLKATRSE